From a region of the Daphnia pulicaria isolate SC F1-1A chromosome 1, SC_F0-13Bv2, whole genome shotgun sequence genome:
- the LOC124346513 gene encoding elongator complex protein 3: MPPAEYSKFSLIELSVLAISDIIQELLKAHESGKDLNLNKIKTQISSKYGLPSTPKLVDIIAAVPLEHRKILVPKLKAKPIRTASGIAVVAVMCKPHRCPHINMTGNICVYCPGGPDSDFEYSTQSYTGYEPTSMRAIRARYNPYLQTRQRVEQLKQLGHSVDKVEFIVMGGTFMSLPEDYRDYFIRNLHDALSGHTSSDVNQAVEYSERSLTKCIGITIETRPDYCLKRHQSDMLKYGCTRLEIGVQSVYEDIARDTNRGHTVKAVCESFHLGKDSGFKIVSHMMPDLPNIGLERDIDQFIEFFENPLFRADGLKIYPTLVIRGTGLYELWKTGRYRSYHPNVLVDLVAKILALVPPWTRIYRVQRDIPMPLVSSGVENGNLRELALARMVEFGIDCRDVRTREVGIQEVHHKVRPYEVELIRRDYVANGGWETFLSYEDPEKDILIGLLRLRKCSPQAFRPELQGGVSIVRELHVYGSVVPVSGRDPRKFQHQGFGTLLMEEAARISKEEHKSFKIAVISGVGTRNYYRKLGYELEGPYMTKLLK, encoded by the exons ATGCCTCCAGCTGAATATTCCAAGTTTTCGCTCATTGAATTGTCTGTGCTGGCAATCAGTGACATTATCCAAGAACTATTAAAAGCCCATGAGAGTGGAAAAGATCTGAACCTTAATAAGATCAAGACACAGATTTCTTCCAAGTATGGTTTGCCATCTACACCAAAG TTGGTTGACATCATCGCTGCAGTACCCCTTGAACACAGGAAAATTTTGGTTCCCAAACTGAAAGCCAAACCAATTCGAACAGCTAGTGGG ATTGCTGTTGTCGCTGTTATGTGTAAGCCTCACCGATGTCCTCACATTAATATGACTGGAAACATATGTGTGTACTGTCCTGGAGGACCTGATTCAGACTTTGAATATTCTACTCAATCCTACACTGGTTACGAGCCAACCTCTATGCGTGCCATCAGAGCCAG GTACAACCCGTATCTTCAAACACGACAAAGAGTTGAACAG CTGAAGCAGCTTGGCCATAGTGTGGACAAGGTAGAGTTCATAGTAATGGGAGGAACTTTCATGTCGCTTCCGGAAGATTACAGGGATTATTTCATCAGAAACTTGCATGACGCTCTATCCGGTCATACCAGCAGTGATGTGAATCAG gCTGTGGAATACTCTGAAAGAAGCCTGACCAAATGCATCGGAATCACGATCGAAACACGACCCGATTACTGTTTGAAACGACACCAGTCTGATATGTTGAAATATGGCTGCACGCGATTGGAAATTGGGGTTCAGTCG GTTTACGAAGACATAGCGCGAGACACAAATCGAGGCCACACCGTTAAGGCTGTGTGTGAAAGCTTTCATTTGGGAAAAGATTCTGgtttcaaaattgtttctcACATGATGCCAGATTTGCCAAACATCGGTTTAGAAAGAGATATTGATCAATTCATT GAATTTTTTGAGAATCCTCTGTTTAGAGCTGATGGATTAAAAATTTATCCTACACTGGTTATTCGAGGAACTGGTCTGTACGAG ctcTGGAAAACAGGCCGTTACCGATCCTATCATCCGAATGTTTTAGTCGATCTTGTAGCAAAAATTTTGGCATTGGTACCCCCGTGGACCCGAATTTACCGAGTACAGAGAGATATTCCTATGCCACTTGTAAG CTCTGGAGTAGAAAACGGTAACCTTCGCGAATTGGCATTAGCGAGAATGGTCGAATTTGGAATCGATTGCAGAGATGTCAGGACCAGAGAAGTAGGAATTCAAGAAGTGCATCATAAAGTCCGTCCTTATGAA GTCGAATTGATTCGTCGAGACTACGTCGCTAATGGTGGATGGGAGACGTTCCTTTCGTATGAAGATCCAGAAAAAGACATTTTGATCGGTTTGCTACGACTACGCAAGTGTTCGCCACAAGCTTTCCGCCCAGAGTTACAAGGAGGAGTATCAATTGTTCGAGAGCTACACGTTTATGGCAGTGTTGTACCGGTTAGTGGCAGAGACccgagaaaatttcaacaccAGGGTTTCGGAACACTTTTGATGGAGGAAGCGGCACGCATATCCAAAGAAGAGCACAAGTCCTTCAAAATTGCCGTCATCTCTGGAGTTGGGACTCGAAATTATTACCGAAAATTGGGTTACGAACTTGAAGGCCCTTACATGACGAAATTGCTGAAATAG